The Buteo buteo chromosome 25, bButBut1.hap1.1, whole genome shotgun sequence genome has a window encoding:
- the GYG2 gene encoding glycogenin-2 — protein MRSVLRSVFDEVIEVDTLDSADSVRLALMQRPELGVTFTKLHCWTLTHYSKCVFMDADTLVLCNVDELFDREEFSAAPDSGWPDCFNSGVFVFRPSLKTYNLLLRFAAEHGSFDGGDQGLLNSFFSNWATADIGKHLPFLYNLSSSAVYTYVPAFNHFGRDAKVVHFLGATKPWNYKYNLQTKRVMQDGTTSGSFHQLSFLALWWNIYSASILPLLGKLQKMEESESEECKHTFNGVEITLKKVSPYVANSLQIPVLPEQTYEIYPTTCSPEELTFKANEVAHSVSELSIHFKPEEPSPEDERRKWEEGRMDYMGKDAFEHIKKKLDAFLH, from the exons ATGAG GTCTGTCCTCCGCAGCGTATTTGATGAAGTCATTGAGGTGGATACGCTTGACAGTGCTGACTCAGTCCGTTTGGCTCTGATGCAGAGGCCAGAACTGGGTGTAACCTTCACTAAGCTTCACTGTTGGACTCTTACTCATTATAGCAAATGTGTCTTCATGGATGCAGACACTTTG GTGCTTTGCAATGTTGATGAATTATTTGATCGAGAAGAGTTTTCAGCAGCTCCTGATTCTGGCTGGCCCGACTGCTTTAATAGTGGTGTATTTGTATTCCGACCTTCTTTGAAAACTTACAACCTACTGCTCCGGTTTGCTGCTGAACATGGCAGCTTTGATG gGGGTGATCAAGGCTTGTTGAATAGCTTCTTCAGCAACTGGGCAACAGCAGATATTGGCAAACACTTACCTTTCCTCTATAACTTGAGCAGCAGCGCTGTATACACCTACGTTCCTGCTTTCAATCA TTTTGGTAGAGATGCCAAAGTTGTTCACTTCTTGGGAGCGACGAAGCCCTGGAACTACAAATATAACCTTCAAACAAAGAGAGTTATGCAGGATGGCACCACCTCTGGATCTTTTCATCAGCTGTCATTTCTTGCCCTCTGGTGGAATATATACAGTGCAAGTATATTGCCTTTGTTAGGAAAACTTCAAAAGATGGAAGAATCAGAATCTGAGGAATGCAAG CATACTTTCAATGGAGTtgaaattacactgaaaaagGTCAGTCCTTATGTGGCCAATTCGCTGCAAATACCTGTGCTTCCAGAGCAGACATATGAAATATATCCCACAACATGTTCTCCTGAGGAGCTCACTTTCAAAGCT AATGAGGTCGCACATTCTGTTTCAGAGCTGTCTATTCACTTCAAACCAGAAGAACCAAGTCCAGAAGATGAACGGAGAAAATGGGAGGAAGGGCGCATGGACTATATGGGGAAAGATGCTTTTGAACATATCAAAAAGAAATTGGATGCATTTTTACATTAA